The Streptococcus sp. S5 genome contains a region encoding:
- a CDS encoding serine hydrolase produces the protein MKKYFNLRSIMIAVSILLCLVGTSALGYLHLTQPTASAIEKKAKKTKEAKEQDIEKSTPETKKPRVKSPEAKQAVVDADMETMSAYGLVYDYANKGLVEVVQDFLAESGIDPSQVAFTYRNAITGEQFAMNDLQPMTAGSTYKLPLNMLVVDEVAKGKLNLTDRFDITNTYYEYVGEHDNYIAAFDGAMSIPDMQRYSLVYSENTPAYALADRLGGMEQARKLFSRYGQSRSPEVKTFSEDNKTTTDYYIHVLEYLWNHQEKYADLLELIGESFPGEYYKKFLPDLVIQQKPGYVAEALNVDAIVHESTPYLVAIYTAGLGGTTPESSEISGVGLYQLGQLAYVINEWHRVNMNE, from the coding sequence ATGAAAAAATATTTTAATCTACGCTCGATCATGATTGCGGTCAGTATTTTATTGTGCTTAGTGGGAACAAGCGCACTGGGCTACTTGCATCTTACGCAACCAACAGCATCAGCAATTGAAAAAAAAGCAAAGAAAACAAAAGAAGCAAAAGAACAAGATATCGAAAAGTCTACCCCTGAGACGAAAAAACCGCGTGTCAAATCTCCTGAAGCTAAGCAAGCAGTAGTAGATGCAGACATGGAAACGATGAGCGCTTATGGCCTTGTCTATGATTATGCTAATAAAGGTTTGGTAGAGGTTGTTCAGGATTTCCTAGCAGAAAGTGGAATTGATCCGTCACAAGTTGCCTTCACGTATCGCAATGCCATTACAGGAGAGCAATTTGCCATGAATGATCTTCAACCAATGACGGCAGGTAGTACCTATAAGCTACCCTTGAACATGTTGGTGGTGGATGAAGTCGCAAAGGGCAAACTGAATTTAACAGATCGGTTTGACATTACCAACACCTACTATGAATATGTAGGGGAGCATGACAATTACATTGCTGCCTTTGATGGAGCTATGTCTATCCCTGATATGCAGCGCTATTCATTGGTTTACTCTGAAAATACCCCAGCCTATGCTTTGGCCGATCGTTTAGGGGGGATGGAGCAAGCGCGTAAGCTATTCAGTCGCTATGGTCAATCTCGTTCACCAGAGGTTAAAACCTTTAGCGAAGATAATAAAACGACAACGGATTATTACATCCATGTCTTGGAATACCTTTGGAATCATCAAGAAAAATATGCAGATTTGCTGGAATTGATTGGAGAATCATTCCCAGGTGAGTACTATAAGAAATTCTTGCCAGATTTGGTGATTCAACAAAAACCAGGGTATGTTGCTGAAGCACTTAATGTGGATGCAATTGTCCATGAATCGACTCCTTATTTGGTTGCCATTTACACTGCAGGACTTGGAGGTACGACTCCAGAAAGTTCTGAAATTAGTGGCGTTGGTCTTTATCAATTGGGGCAATTAGCTTATGTTATCAATGAATGGCATCGTGTCAATATGAATGAATAA
- a CDS encoding helicase HerA-like domain-containing protein: MTSITITKGAVETPIYLRMLNRHGLIAGATGTGKTVTLKVLTEKLSKEGIPVFLADIKGDLSGLAKAGQWTPKLEERYKLLGLTDPFEPQAFPVRLWDVFGQSGHPVRATVEGMGSLLLSRLLDLNETQSGILAIVFKVAQEKDWPLIDLKDLQSLLKEVYEHSSDYSAQYGNITKQSVGAIQRSLLVLEEEGADQFFGEPALDLNDFMQVDASGRGYINILSATKLFHSPKLYSTFLIWMLSRLFETLPEVGDPEKPKLVFFFDEAHLLFKDASKLFLEKVEQVVRLIRSKGVGIYFITQNPQDLPESVLAQLGNRVQHALRAYTPKEMKAIKVAAQSFRPNPDFDTETVITELGTGEALVSFLNEKGQPSVVERAYILSPQSSFDLLNESEQLALITTSPFHQKYATTIDRESAYEKLAAKASKEAQEEEQKEAEKERAAAEKAEQKRSPGRPRKSSLEKAKDSFLSSLFRTIAREIAKLIMGSFKRK; the protein is encoded by the coding sequence ATGACTAGTATTACCATTACTAAAGGAGCTGTTGAGACGCCTATCTATTTGCGGATGTTGAATCGTCATGGCTTGATTGCAGGTGCAACAGGAACAGGAAAAACGGTTACGCTCAAGGTCCTAACAGAAAAATTAAGCAAAGAAGGAATTCCGGTCTTTCTAGCCGATATCAAGGGAGATTTATCTGGCTTAGCCAAAGCAGGGCAATGGACACCAAAACTGGAAGAACGCTACAAGCTTCTTGGTCTCACAGATCCGTTTGAGCCACAAGCCTTCCCTGTTCGATTGTGGGATGTCTTTGGACAATCTGGTCATCCTGTTCGGGCGACTGTCGAAGGGATGGGATCATTGCTTCTTTCTCGTCTGCTTGATTTGAATGAAACCCAATCAGGAATTCTCGCAATTGTCTTTAAAGTGGCCCAAGAGAAAGATTGGCCCTTGATTGATTTGAAGGACCTGCAAAGCCTTTTAAAGGAAGTCTATGAACACAGCTCAGACTATTCGGCCCAATATGGCAATATCACCAAACAATCTGTCGGAGCGATCCAAAGAAGTCTTTTGGTTCTTGAAGAAGAAGGAGCAGATCAGTTTTTCGGAGAGCCCGCACTTGATTTAAATGACTTCATGCAAGTCGATGCATCAGGGCGTGGGTATATCAATATTCTTTCGGCTACAAAGCTCTTTCATTCACCAAAATTATACTCAACCTTTTTGATTTGGATGCTGTCTCGTCTCTTTGAAACACTTCCAGAGGTTGGGGATCCTGAAAAGCCAAAATTGGTCTTCTTCTTTGATGAAGCGCATCTCCTCTTTAAGGATGCAAGCAAGCTCTTTCTTGAGAAGGTCGAGCAAGTGGTACGCCTGATTCGTTCGAAGGGTGTAGGGATTTACTTTATTACCCAAAATCCTCAAGACCTTCCAGAATCTGTTTTGGCACAGCTTGGAAATCGTGTTCAGCATGCGCTTCGAGCTTATACACCCAAAGAAATGAAGGCAATTAAGGTTGCTGCCCAAAGTTTTCGTCCAAATCCAGATTTTGATACAGAAACAGTGATCACAGAGTTAGGGACAGGGGAAGCCTTGGTTTCTTTCCTGAATGAAAAGGGACAGCCTAGTGTGGTTGAGCGTGCTTACATTCTCTCTCCTCAATCGAGTTTTGACCTCTTAAATGAGAGTGAACAATTGGCCTTGATCACAACATCGCCTTTCCATCAAAAGTATGCGACGACGATTGATCGGGAATCTGCCTATGAAAAATTAGCAGCTAAAGCAAGCAAGGAAGCACAAGAAGAAGAGCAAAAAGAAGCAGAAAAAGAACGAGCTGCGGCGGAAAAAGCAGAGCAAAAACGCAGTCCAGGTCGCCCAAGAAAATCCAGTCTTGAAAAAGCCAAGGATTCCTTCTTGAGTTCCTTATTCCGGACGATTGCGCGTGAGATCGCTAAGCTAATTATGGGCTCCTTTAAACGAAAATAA
- the sodA gene encoding superoxide dismutase SodA: MAIILPELPYAYDALEPYIDEETMHLHHDKHHQTYVNNVNAALEKHPEIGEDLESLLADVESIPADIRQAVINNGGGHLNHALFWELMTPEQTAPSAELAAAIDATFGSFEDFKAAFTAAATTRFGSGWAWLVVNKEGKLEVTSTANQDTPISEGKTPILGLDVWEHAYYVKYRNVRPDYIKAFFSVINWNKVNDLFAAAK, from the coding sequence ATGGCTATCATTTTACCAGAATTACCATATGCTTATGATGCATTGGAACCTTATATCGATGAAGAAACCATGCATTTGCACCATGATAAACACCATCAAACATATGTAAACAATGTGAATGCAGCTCTTGAAAAACATCCTGAAATTGGAGAAGACCTTGAAAGCTTGTTAGCTGATGTTGAATCCATTCCAGCTGATATTCGCCAAGCTGTGATCAACAATGGTGGTGGTCATTTGAACCACGCTCTTTTCTGGGAATTGATGACTCCAGAACAAACAGCTCCTTCAGCAGAACTTGCTGCAGCGATTGATGCTACATTTGGTTCATTTGAAGACTTCAAAGCAGCCTTCACAGCAGCAGCAACGACACGTTTTGGTTCTGGCTGGGCATGGTTGGTTGTCAACAAAGAAGGCAAACTCGAAGTCACTTCAACAGCAAACCAAGATACACCAATCTCTGAAGGTAAAACACCAATCCTTGGTTTGGATGTTTGGGAACATGCCTACTACGTGAAATACCGTAACGTACGCCCTGACTACATCAAAGCTTTCTTCTCAGTGATCAACTGGAATAAAGTTAATGACTTGTTTGCAGCAGCAAAATAA
- the holA gene encoding DNA polymerase III subunit delta, translating to MQAITDTRHLTVQTLPPILVLTGEDVGQFEWLKKDILKKIGYDPSDLNYSYFDMKEASYAEVELDLVSLPFFADEKIVILDHLLDLTTAKKRNLTDEDLKQFENYLENPSESTRLVIFAEGKLDSKRRLVKLLKRDAQIIEATTPKEQDLKRYFSSQAQELGLHFVGDSLDQLLLKSGYDFGELQKNLALLRAYKEDGQITLEDIEEVVPKSLQDNIFDLTQMILKRQIDQARNLVKDLRLQGEDEIKLIAILLGQFRMFSQVKIFSEEGQSESQIVASLSELSGRKVNPYQVKFALRDSRRLSLSFLKQAMTTFIETDYAIKSGTYEKDYLFDLALLKVANSI from the coding sequence ATGCAAGCAATTACCGACACTAGACATCTGACGGTTCAAACTCTGCCTCCTATTCTTGTCTTGACGGGTGAGGATGTAGGTCAATTTGAATGGTTAAAAAAAGACATTTTAAAAAAAATAGGCTATGATCCCTCAGATTTGAATTATTCTTATTTTGATATGAAGGAAGCCTCCTATGCTGAGGTCGAGCTGGATTTGGTTAGTCTTCCTTTTTTTGCAGATGAAAAAATCGTGATTTTGGACCACTTATTGGATCTAACCACTGCCAAAAAACGCAATTTAACAGATGAAGATCTGAAGCAATTTGAAAACTATCTGGAAAATCCTTCTGAATCGACCCGTTTGGTGATATTTGCAGAAGGAAAATTAGATAGTAAGCGTCGCTTGGTCAAACTTCTAAAACGGGATGCCCAGATCATTGAAGCAACAACACCTAAAGAGCAAGATTTAAAGCGTTATTTTTCTAGTCAGGCCCAAGAATTGGGCTTACACTTTGTGGGCGATTCCTTGGACCAGCTACTCTTAAAATCTGGCTATGATTTTGGAGAGTTACAGAAGAATCTCGCTCTATTGCGGGCTTATAAAGAAGATGGTCAGATTACCCTCGAAGATATCGAGGAGGTTGTTCCAAAGTCCTTGCAAGATAATATTTTTGATCTGACACAGATGATTCTCAAACGCCAAATCGATCAAGCTAGGAATTTGGTGAAAGATCTTCGCTTACAAGGAGAAGATGAAATAAAATTGATCGCTATTTTGTTGGGGCAATTCCGAATGTTTTCTCAAGTTAAAATTTTCTCAGAAGAAGGCCAATCCGAAAGCCAAATTGTAGCGAGCTTGTCGGAGTTGTCAGGACGCAAGGTCAATCCTTACCAGGTGAAGTTTGCCTTACGGGATAGCCGCAGGCTTTCCCTGTCTTTTTTGAAGCAGGCTATGACGACCTTCATCGAGACTGATTATGCGATTAAAAGTGGAACATATGAAAAAGACTACTTATTTGATTTGGCCCTGTTGAAAGTAGCTAATAGCATATAA
- a CDS encoding DUF805 domain-containing protein has translation MNAFKQFWIQYADFSSKTSRAHFWLAFFWNSLISLPLWVFYIVTSLSHQNAQETLNFSTVHSKTGLWALAFLAFFYFLILVPSQAICVRRLRDAGIHWSWIFLNLGPVLLYLLTGLDIFLFLWVITVISLLILMMLPGKNTFPQPVETPMGVASEPQVTAPGGSFGGNSFEQIPNFVAAPDLSDEKPPLEQRMAAEHEIH, from the coding sequence ATGAACGCATTTAAGCAATTTTGGATACAGTATGCAGATTTTTCAAGTAAGACCAGTCGGGCGCATTTTTGGCTAGCTTTTTTCTGGAATTCCCTGATTTCTTTGCCTCTTTGGGTTTTTTACATCGTGACCTCTTTATCCCATCAAAATGCTCAAGAAACGCTCAATTTTTCAACTGTTCATTCTAAGACAGGTTTATGGGCGCTCGCGTTCTTAGCATTCTTTTACTTCCTCATTTTAGTACCCAGTCAAGCCATTTGTGTACGTCGCTTGCGGGATGCGGGAATCCATTGGTCTTGGATCTTTTTGAACCTTGGTCCGGTTCTGCTCTATTTGTTGACGGGACTAGATATTTTCCTATTTCTCTGGGTGATTACAGTTATTTCTCTCTTGATTCTCATGATGCTTCCAGGAAAAAACACCTTCCCACAACCAGTAGAGACTCCTATGGGAGTGGCTTCTGAACCACAGGTCACAGCGCCAGGTGGGAGCTTTGGCGGCAACTCGTTTGAGCAAATCCCTAATTTTGTAGCAGCACCTGATTTATCTGATGAAAAACCACCATTGGAACAAAGAATGGCTGCTGAACACGAAATCCACTAG
- a CDS encoding DNA internalization-related competence protein ComEC/Rec2 yields the protein MLSRWIKDLPFSLVHLAFLLLWLYFSIYQPSWLSISGLVVVGVLAVHHYKGDRSSLLGLGLVTLCFAAFFVFQRLQDHPVQVESQPPPHLRLIPDTIKINGDALSFRAKNQGRTYQVFYTLKSEKEKQQWQSQTHLLELTYKGVIEEPEGQRNFRGFDYRAYLQTQGIHYQIKIEAIQSALPIQTWNVFDWLSQWRRQAIVWSKEHFPQPMNQYMTGLLFGYLDKDFEEMDQLYTSLGIIHLFALSGMQVGFFINGIRKALLRLGILQETVDIWMLPISLVYAGLTGFSVSVVRSLLQKILSQKGIRGMENMAMTLMLLMFLMPKFLLTAGGVLSCAYAFILTLVDTSSYSGLKKLLVESLWISLGILPLLTYYFSVFQPWSLPLTFLFSFLFDLVLLPGLTVLFILSILKPLTIFNSFFLLIEECIRWISKLTSLPLVFGQPTGPALIALFLLFGILYDLRKQKKRRFLLIGMILLIFCWTKHPLENEITMVDIGQGDSIFLRDWKGRTLLIDVGGRVTFKSGDKWQERSQSANAEQTLIPYLKSRGVGKLDALVLTHTDQDHMGDMVEVAKQIPVKKVYVSPGSLTNSQFREKLKQLHSPIKVVQRGDQLPIFDDHLEVLSPDEVGEGKNDDSIVLYGQFYQKRFLFTGDLEEAGEKKLLKNDPQLQVDVLKVGHHGSKGSSSDVFLDQLHPQLALISVGKKNRYQHPHKELLDRLEERSISYFRTDERGAIRLIGWNHWRVETVR from the coding sequence ATGCTTTCACGGTGGATTAAAGACCTTCCATTTTCTCTTGTCCATCTCGCCTTTTTGCTCCTATGGCTGTATTTTAGTATCTATCAACCATCTTGGCTTTCGATCAGCGGTCTAGTAGTAGTGGGAGTTTTAGCGGTTCATCACTATAAAGGGGATCGCTCAAGTTTGCTAGGGCTTGGTTTAGTAACCCTTTGTTTCGCGGCCTTCTTTGTCTTTCAGCGACTACAGGATCATCCAGTACAAGTGGAAAGTCAGCCCCCACCCCACTTACGCCTGATTCCAGATACGATCAAGATCAATGGGGATGCCCTGTCTTTTCGTGCTAAAAATCAGGGTAGGACCTATCAAGTCTTCTACACTTTAAAATCAGAAAAAGAAAAACAGCAGTGGCAAAGTCAAACTCATTTGTTGGAGTTGACATATAAAGGTGTTATAGAGGAACCAGAAGGACAGCGAAATTTTAGAGGATTTGACTACCGGGCTTATTTGCAAACACAGGGGATTCACTATCAAATAAAAATTGAAGCGATCCAATCCGCGCTTCCTATACAGACTTGGAATGTTTTTGACTGGCTGTCTCAATGGAGGCGACAAGCCATTGTTTGGAGTAAAGAGCACTTTCCGCAGCCAATGAACCAGTATATGACCGGCCTTCTTTTTGGCTATTTAGATAAGGATTTTGAAGAGATGGACCAGCTTTACACGAGTTTAGGAATCATCCATTTATTCGCCTTATCTGGGATGCAGGTCGGCTTTTTCATCAATGGGATCCGGAAAGCTCTCTTACGTCTAGGAATCTTGCAAGAAACAGTTGATATCTGGATGCTTCCAATTTCTTTGGTCTATGCTGGCTTGACAGGTTTTTCAGTTTCAGTGGTTCGCAGTCTCTTGCAGAAGATTCTCTCTCAAAAGGGCATCCGAGGGATGGAGAATATGGCGATGACCTTGATGCTCTTAATGTTTCTCATGCCCAAGTTTCTCCTGACAGCTGGAGGGGTTTTGAGTTGTGCCTACGCCTTTATTTTGACCTTGGTAGATACCAGTTCTTATTCCGGACTGAAAAAGCTACTAGTGGAAAGTTTATGGATTAGCCTGGGGATTTTGCCCCTTTTGACCTATTACTTTAGTGTCTTTCAACCGTGGTCACTCCCTTTAACCTTCCTCTTTTCTTTCTTATTTGATCTTGTCCTTCTTCCAGGTTTAACGGTGCTATTTATCTTATCGATTCTAAAGCCCCTTACAATTTTTAACAGTTTCTTTCTTCTCATAGAGGAGTGTATTCGTTGGATTTCAAAGCTCACGTCGCTACCTTTGGTATTTGGTCAGCCGACGGGACCAGCTCTGATTGCTCTCTTCCTTCTTTTTGGGATCTTGTATGATCTTCGAAAGCAAAAAAAACGTCGTTTTCTGTTAATCGGTATGATTCTACTCATCTTTTGTTGGACCAAGCACCCTTTAGAAAATGAGATTACCATGGTGGATATCGGTCAAGGAGACAGTATCTTTTTACGCGATTGGAAAGGAAGAACCCTATTGATTGATGTTGGAGGACGTGTCACTTTTAAAAGTGGAGACAAGTGGCAAGAGCGCAGTCAATCTGCCAATGCGGAACAAACCTTGATTCCCTATCTCAAGAGTCGAGGTGTTGGAAAACTCGATGCTTTGGTCTTGACTCATACAGACCAGGACCATATGGGCGATATGGTGGAGGTTGCCAAACAAATCCCGGTTAAAAAAGTGTATGTCAGTCCAGGTAGTCTAACTAATTCTCAATTTCGAGAGAAATTGAAACAGCTTCATAGTCCGATTAAAGTAGTCCAGAGAGGAGATCAACTACCTATTTTTGATGATCATTTAGAAGTCTTATCCCCTGATGAAGTGGGGGAAGGTAAAAATGATGATTCGATTGTCCTCTATGGGCAGTTCTATCAGAAACGATTTTTGTTCACAGGTGATCTGGAAGAAGCCGGAGAGAAGAAACTATTGAAAAACGATCCACAATTACAAGTAGATGTCTTGAAAGTAGGCCACCACGGTTCTAAAGGTTCCTCTAGTGATGTGTTTTTAGATCAGTTACATCCTCAGTTGGCCTTGATCTCTGTTGGAAAGAAAAATCGCTACCAGCATCCTCACAAAGAATTGCTCGATCGTCTAGAGGAACGCTCTATTTCTTATTTTCGTACCGATGAAAGGGGAGCGATTCGCTTGATTGGATGGAACCATTGGAGGGTAGAAACGGTCCGCTAG
- a CDS encoding helix-hairpin-helix domain-containing protein translates to MEDIIEKIKEYKLFLALTAIGLLLGGYFLFHRPQSSASTIPDLYQSSSSTSSKEKVQTNSSKEEKTATSVSDAPEIITVDVKGAVKQPGVYELRSNSRVHDAIYKAGGMTADANSQSVNLAQKLSDEAVIYVAKEGEDVPVLGSSESPATSSAPAEKTGKVHLNRATESDLQTVSGIGQKRAQDIIAYREANGPFRSVDDLKNVSGIGEKTLEKLRDAFTVD, encoded by the coding sequence ATGGAGGATATCATCGAAAAAATCAAAGAATATAAGCTCTTTTTAGCTCTTACTGCTATCGGACTCTTACTTGGAGGGTATTTTCTTTTTCATCGACCTCAGTCAAGTGCATCCACCATACCGGATCTTTATCAGTCTTCTAGTTCAACTTCGAGCAAAGAAAAGGTGCAGACTAATAGTTCCAAAGAAGAAAAGACGGCGACTTCTGTGTCTGATGCACCCGAGATCATTACGGTCGATGTCAAAGGAGCCGTCAAACAACCAGGGGTCTATGAGTTGCGCTCCAATAGCAGAGTCCACGATGCTATTTATAAGGCGGGTGGGATGACAGCAGATGCCAATAGCCAATCGGTCAACTTGGCGCAAAAACTCTCCGATGAAGCAGTGATCTATGTTGCTAAAGAAGGAGAGGATGTTCCAGTACTTGGAAGTTCAGAAAGTCCTGCAACTTCGTCAGCGCCAGCAGAAAAAACAGGCAAAGTCCATTTAAATCGAGCGACCGAGTCAGATCTCCAGACAGTATCAGGCATTGGCCAGAAACGTGCCCAGGACATTATCGCCTATCGCGAAGCAAATGGTCCTTTTCGATCAGTGGATGATCTGAAGAATGTTTCAGGAATCGGAGAGAAAACACTGGAGAAACTAAGAGATGCTTTCACGGTGGATTAA
- a CDS encoding lysophospholipid acyltransferase family protein — translation MFYTYLRGLVAFILWVLNGNAHYHHKDNIPDREENYILVSPHRTWWDPVYMAFATKPKQFIFMAKKELFTNRIFGWWIRMCGAFPIDRENPGAEAIKYPVNMLKKSNRSLIMFPSGSRHSQDVKGGVAIIAKMAKVRIMPVTYTGPRDLKGLATGERIDMNFGHPIDISDIKKMNDEGVAEVARRIQEEFDRLDAEAQAINTPTKPFILIRLLKILLIPLVLVVGILTLLFSYLASFVWDPDKHRKNK, via the coding sequence ATGTTTTATACCTATTTACGTGGCCTTGTTGCCTTTATTCTGTGGGTTTTAAATGGGAATGCCCATTACCATCATAAGGACAATATTCCAGATCGGGAAGAGAACTACATCTTGGTATCCCCTCACCGGACTTGGTGGGATCCGGTCTATATGGCCTTTGCAACCAAGCCAAAGCAGTTTATCTTTATGGCGAAAAAAGAGCTCTTCACCAATCGTATTTTTGGCTGGTGGATTCGCATGTGTGGGGCATTTCCGATCGACCGTGAAAATCCAGGAGCAGAAGCCATTAAGTATCCTGTCAATATGCTGAAAAAGAGCAACCGTTCCTTGATTATGTTCCCAAGTGGAAGCCGTCATTCTCAAGACGTCAAAGGCGGTGTTGCCATCATTGCCAAAATGGCGAAGGTCCGTATCATGCCAGTGACTTATACTGGCCCAAGAGACTTAAAAGGTTTGGCAACGGGTGAACGCATTGATATGAACTTTGGACATCCCATTGATATTTCGGATATTAAAAAGATGAATGACGAAGGAGTGGCAGAAGTTGCCCGCCGTATCCAGGAGGAGTTTGACCGCTTGGATGCGGAAGCACAAGCGATCAACACCCCAACAAAACCTTTTATCTTGATTCGTTTGTTAAAAATCCTTTTGATTCCTCTTGTCTTAGTCGTGGGAATCTTGACCTTGCTCTTTAGTTACCTAGCCAGTTTTGTATGGGATCCAGACAAACATCGGAAAAACAAGTAA
- a CDS encoding cation-translocating P-type ATPase, with translation METIDLKGLSLSEVRKKMDRGQTNDFTTNTSTSTWQIIKRNVFTLFNTLNFVIAVALAAVQAWSNMIFFAVICFNAITGIMTEMRAKRMIDKLNLMSRELVTVIRDGEKDAIPPEKLVLGDLMLLSSGEQIPSDAEVMSGIAEANEAMLTGESDLVLKEVGDELLSGSYIASGQVYARVKRVGANNYANKLMMEAKTLKPINSRILYNLAKISSFTGKIIIPFGLALFFEALLIKMLPIKDSVVNSSTALLGMLPKGIALLTVTSLLTAVIKLGMRKVLVQEMYSVETLARVDTLCLDKTGTITQGKMTVEALHSLSDHFSEQTIQVILSAYMQYSEDTNPTAQAIRKAYGELEHAYTAENIIPFSSDRKWGAMHLSNLGTVFLGAPEMLLKENPAAVVEAQARGSRVLVLAHSSELISMQELKLPENLEGIAVIEITDPIREGASDTLEYLRSQGVDLKIISGDNPVTVSYIAQQAGFKNYENYIDCSKISDDQLVDQAEETAIFGRVSPHQKKLLIQTLKAAGRTTAMTGDGVNDILALREADCSIVMAEGDPATRQIANIVLLNSDFNDVPEILFEGRRVVNNIGRIAPIFFIKTIYSFLLAIICIASALFFNVNYLLIFPFIPIQITLIDQFVEGFPPFVLTFERNIKPVEKHFLRRSLLLALPSALMVVFSVLFIRLWGASHGWSAADMSTVSYYLLGSIGFLSVIRACLPLNIWRALLILFSVVGFYASAVVLKNLIEISLLTATTFPVYLALMAIFTGIFILTTILQKYEFD, from the coding sequence ATGGAAACTATTGATTTAAAGGGCTTGTCCCTCAGTGAAGTCCGCAAGAAAATGGATCGCGGACAAACCAATGATTTTACAACGAATACAAGTACCAGCACCTGGCAAATTATCAAGCGCAACGTCTTCACCTTGTTTAATACCTTAAACTTTGTGATTGCCGTGGCCTTGGCTGCTGTACAGGCCTGGAGCAATATGATCTTTTTCGCAGTCATTTGCTTCAATGCCATTACAGGGATCATGACCGAGATGCGCGCCAAGCGGATGATTGATAAACTCAATCTCATGAGTCGTGAGCTAGTGACTGTCATTCGAGACGGTGAAAAAGATGCGATTCCACCAGAAAAGCTTGTTCTAGGTGATTTAATGCTCTTGTCTTCGGGTGAGCAGATCCCTAGTGATGCCGAAGTCATGTCTGGTATCGCTGAAGCCAATGAGGCTATGCTGACTGGTGAGAGTGATCTGGTCTTAAAAGAAGTTGGCGATGAACTGCTTTCTGGTAGTTATATTGCCAGTGGTCAAGTCTATGCCCGTGTCAAGCGAGTTGGAGCAAACAACTATGCCAACAAACTGATGATGGAAGCCAAAACCTTGAAGCCTATCAATTCGCGTATTCTTTATAACTTAGCGAAAATTTCTAGCTTCACTGGTAAAATTATCATCCCATTTGGCCTTGCCCTCTTCTTTGAAGCACTGTTGATCAAGATGCTGCCGATCAAAGATTCTGTCGTGAATTCTTCAACAGCTCTCTTGGGAATGTTGCCAAAGGGAATCGCTTTACTGACAGTTACATCTCTTTTGACAGCGGTTATTAAGCTCGGTATGCGCAAGGTTCTTGTCCAAGAAATGTACTCAGTAGAAACCCTGGCGCGTGTGGATACCTTATGTCTTGATAAGACCGGTACCATCACTCAAGGGAAGATGACAGTCGAAGCTCTCCATAGCTTATCTGATCATTTTTCTGAACAGACAATCCAGGTCATCCTCTCTGCTTACATGCAATATAGCGAGGATACCAATCCTACTGCTCAAGCTATTCGCAAGGCTTATGGGGAGTTAGAGCATGCTTATACTGCAGAAAACATTATTCCTTTCTCAAGTGATCGGAAATGGGGAGCCATGCACCTATCCAACCTTGGAACTGTCTTTCTCGGTGCTCCTGAAATGCTCCTTAAAGAAAATCCCGCTGCTGTCGTAGAAGCACAAGCTCGTGGATCGCGCGTGCTCGTCTTGGCTCACAGTTCAGAACTGATCAGCATGCAGGAATTGAAACTGCCTGAAAATCTTGAAGGGATTGCGGTTATTGAGATTACAGACCCCATTCGTGAAGGGGCTTCAGATACTCTTGAGTATTTGCGCTCTCAAGGAGTGGATCTCAAAATCATCTCCGGTGACAACCCTGTGACGGTCTCTTATATCGCTCAACAAGCTGGCTTCAAAAATTATGAGAACTACATCGATTGTTCAAAAATTTCTGATGATCAATTAGTGGATCAAGCAGAAGAAACAGCTATCTTTGGGCGCGTGTCTCCTCACCAGAAAAAACTGCTCATCCAAACCTTGAAAGCAGCTGGTCGGACGACTGCTATGACAGGAGATGGGGTCAATGATATCCTTGCTCTTCGCGAAGCAGACTGCTCCATCGTAATGGCTGAAGGAGATCCAGCAACCCGTCAAATTGCCAATATTGTTCTTTTGAACTCTGACTTTAATGACGTTCCAGAAATTCTTTTTGAAGGCCGTCGTGTGGTGAATAACATTGGACGAATCGCTCCAATCTTCTTTATCAAAACGATCTATTCCTTCCTCTTGGCTATCATCTGTATTGCCAGTGCTCTCTTCTTTAACGTCAACTATTTGCTGATTTTCCCTTTCATTCCTATTCAAATCACCCTGATCGACCAATTCGTCGAAGGATTCCCACCATTTGTGTTGACCTTTGAACGCAATATCAAACCGGTTGAAAAACACTTCTTGAGACGTTCCCTTCTGTTAGCCTTACCAAGCGCCTTGATGGTCGTCTTTAGTGTCTTGTTTATTCGCCTTTGGGGAGCAAGCCATGGTTGGTCTGCAGCCGATATGTCTACTGTATCCTACTACTTACTTGGATCCATCGGTTTCCTATCCGTTATCCGTGCTTGCCTGCCACTAAATATCTGGCGGGCCCTCCTCATCCTCTTCTCTGTAGTAGGATTCTACGCATCTGCGGTTGTGTTGAAAAACTTGATCGAGATTTCCCTCCTTACAGCCACTACTTTCCCAGTTTATCTGGCATTGATGGCTATCTTTACAGGAATCTTTATCCTCACTACGATTCTCCAAAAATATGAATTTGATTAA